Genomic segment of Nocardiopsis mwathae:
CGAATGCGCAGGTCGGGGTGGGAGAGTAGGGCGTGGAGTGGCAGCTCGCGGAATTTGCGGGTGACGGCGAGCAGCCGTTCCCGCGTCGGCCGGTCGAGTTTCTCGTACTGCGGGAGACACGTCGAGTCGATGGCCAGTTGGGGCATGAGCCTCCTTTGCGTTCGGCGGGCCCGGCGGCAGTGGAGCCGCCCATCGACCGCCCTTCCCCTGCCGTTCTAACCGATCGTGACGACAGAACGGAAGGAAACGGCCTTTTTCACTCCTGTTTCACCGACGTGTCGCTCATCGCCGTCGAATGGCGGCCGGAACCGGCCGATCCCCGTGCCGCCGGAGCGATCCGGCCGGGGGGCGGGATCTCCTCCGGCGCGACCGAACGCGATAACGGAACAGCGGAAATGCGGAAATGAGGTCCTGCGAATTCGCTACCCCCGGTCGCGCGGCCAGTGGCCAATGGGGCGGACCGAGCGGCGGAACCGCGCTGCGGCCGACGGCGCGGACCGCTAGGGTCGGGCTCGGTGGGGCCGAACGGCCCGCGAGACAAAGGGGACATGCGCGTGGAACCGGGACTGTGGGCGGCGGTCGCAGCGACGGGAGTGGTGGCGGCGCTGGCGCCGACGGCATGGACGCGCCTGTCCACCGCGCGCCGCAGGTTCGGCCCCGACGACACCGCCACCGTGCCGCAGCGCACGGTGGCCATCGTCCCGGGTGCCGCCGTCTGGCCGAGCGGCCCCTGCCCGCTGCTGGCGCGCCGGCTCGACCTCGCCGCCCGGCTCTTCCGGGCCGGCAGGGTCCGGGCGATCCTGGTCTCCGGCGACAACCGGGCCCTGTCGAACTTCGAGACCGACGCCATGACCGACTACCTCGCCGACACCGGCATCCCCCGGGAGTCGATCGTCGCCGACCCCCACGGCTACCGCACCTGGGACACCTGTGTGCGCGCCCGCACCACCTACGGCGTGGACGGCGCCGTCATCGTCACCCAGTCCTTCCACCTGCCCCGCGCGGTGGCGCTGTGCCGCGCCGCGGGCATCGACGCCGTGGGCGTGGGCGACCCCACCGTCGGCGGCCGTACCCGCTCGGTGGTGCGCGGGTACGCGCGTGAGCTGGGCGCCAACGCCAAGGCCGTGCGCGACGCCGTGCTGCGCCCCGCCCCGCTGCGCGCGGACCCCCCGGTCGACGACCTCCGCTCCGCGCTGTCCTGACCCGGGCTTGTCCCCGTCGATCTCGGCGAAGCGCACCGAACAGTAGAAACCACCGTTGGGTTCTCGGTGCACTTCGCCGAGATCGACGGGGAGGGGCGGGGATGCGGGTGGGTGTGGCGAGGGTGTCGTGCGCGGCGGGATAATGGCTGACCATGGAAGCGACGAC
This window contains:
- a CDS encoding SanA/YdcF family protein, which encodes MRVEPGLWAAVAATGVVAALAPTAWTRLSTARRRFGPDDTATVPQRTVAIVPGAAVWPSGPCPLLARRLDLAARLFRAGRVRAILVSGDNRALSNFETDAMTDYLADTGIPRESIVADPHGYRTWDTCVRARTTYGVDGAVIVTQSFHLPRAVALCRAAGIDAVGVGDPTVGGRTRSVVRGYARELGANAKAVRDAVLRPAPLRADPPVDDLRSALS